The Nitrospirota bacterium nucleotide sequence GGAAGCGGGGTAGTGGGGATAGCCTATGAATCTGTTCAGCTTGACGATGGTACCCTTCCTATCCTGATCCCAATGAGTGAGATAGCGGGCCGTATGGCGCCGATTGTTGCTGCATATCATCTGCAGGAGAGCAGGGGCGGGGCCGGAATCCTTATCAGCGGGGTGCCGGGCGTGTCTTCAGGAAAGGTTACAGTACTTGGTGCCGGGACAGTAGGGCAGAATGCCGCAAGGATTGCGATCGGGCTGGGTGCAAGGGTGGTGATATTTGACAGGAATCCAAAGATATTAAAGCATATTGATGATATGTTCAACGGGAGGATTATGACCCTCTCTGCTAATGAACACAGCATTGAGAAGGAGGTGGTATCTTCAGATGTTGTGATAGGGGCTGTGCTGAATCCGGGTGCAAAGGCCCCGCATATTGTTAAAAGAGAATTGGTATCCAGGATGAAAAAAGGGTCGGTGATAGTGGATGTGTCCATTGACCAGGGCGGGTGTATTGAGACATCAAGACCTACCACACATTCCAATCCGGTATTTGATGTAAACGGTGTTATTCATTACTGTGTTGTCAACATGCCGGGTGCTTATCCACGGAGTGCCACATTTGCCCTCGCCAATGTGACTTTGCCTTACATAATAAAACTCTCTGATTCAGGATGGCATGAGGCACTTCAGGAGGATGTAAGCCTGGCAAGAGGGCTTAATGTGGTTGACGGCAGGATAGTGTGCAAGGCAGTTGCATTAGCAATGAACAATGAGTAGAAGCAAGAAGTTATTTGTCATTCCCGAAGTTTTTTATCGGGAATCTGATTTATACGACATATCCCCGATAAAATCGTTCGGGGATGACAGAATTATGATTTGTGGATGAACTCCCATGAACCGAGGGTTCACAAAGGGCAATGAAAATCAGCGGGACA carries:
- the ald gene encoding alanine dehydrogenase; this translates as MIIGIPKEIKDHEYRVAVVPSGVRLLTRNGHKVIVQSRAGAGSGLSDDEYIEAGGIIVQSAEEVFAQADMIVKVKEPLPQEYPFLRRGQVLFTFLHLASSRELTEAVMGSGVVGIAYESVQLDDGTLPILIPMSEIAGRMAPIVAAYHLQESRGGAGILISGVPGVSSGKVTVLGAGTVGQNAARIAIGLGARVVIFDRNPKILKHIDDMFNGRIMTLSANEHSIEKEVVSSDVVIGAVLNPGAKAPHIVKRELVSRMKKGSVIVDVSIDQGGCIETSRPTTHSNPVFDVNGVIHYCVVNMPGAYPRSATFALANVTLPYIIKLSDSGWHEALQEDVSLARGLNVVDGRIVCKAVALAMNNE